In Pomacea canaliculata isolate SZHN2017 linkage group LG12, ASM307304v1, whole genome shotgun sequence, a single genomic region encodes these proteins:
- the LOC112577391 gene encoding cytochrome b5-like, with product MTGEGVNLKETGERLRGCHSLVHLYTKLPPSKAWEVISSWVVMTTCVHTAPVLVPSCSCRESEQVPPVYTRSEVRQHCHVASCWIIVDDEVYDVTKFLLQHPGGEDLILEHAGLDASSAFWDKGHSSDAHHLLREYYIGKIKDESTPKT from the exons ATGACAGGAGAGGGTGTCAACCTGAAGGAGACTGGAGAGAGACTGAGGGGCTGTCATAGTCttgtacacctgtacaccaaGCTTCCACCCAG TAAAGCGTGGGAAGTCATCAGCTCTTGGGTCGTCATGACGACTTGCGTGCACACCGCCCCCGTCCTCGTGCCCTCGTGCTCGTGCAGAGAAAGTGAGCAGGTGCCACCCGTGTACACCCGGAGTGAAGTCAGACAGCACTGTCACGTCGCGTCGTGTTGGATCATCGTCGATGATGAAGTGTACGACGTCACCAAGTTTCTTCTACAG CATCCGGGTGGAGAGGACTTAATCCTGGAGCATGCCGGCCTTGACGCCTCCTCTGCATTCTGGGACAAAGGTCACAGCAGCGACGCGCACCACCTGCTGCGAGAATACTACATCGGCAAGATCAAAGAC GAATCGACACCCAAGACATGA